The DNA region AAGGACGTGCCCGCCGACCTTCGTGAGAAAATCACTACCCTCATGGCAGGCTTCTCCAAGGTCGACCCGGACACGCTGAAGAACATCTTTGGCCAGACCGCGTGGGTGCCTGCCGACCCGACAGCGATCGACCTGGCGCGACAGGTGAACGCTCGCTTCAGCAAGTAGGAAAGTCCCTCATGACTGATCACGCACGACGCACGGAGGTCGGGGCGGCAACGTCTCCGGCCTCCGTGTCGTGGCCTATCGACCTGTCCCACGTGACGGTGCGCTACCCGAACGGGGTGGTCGCTCTCAAGGACGTCTCCCTCCACATCGCGCCCGGCGAGATGGTGGCCGTCGTGGGCCTGTCTGGCTCAGGAAAGTCGACGCTCATCCGGACCATCAACGGGCTTGTGCCTGTGACATCGGGAACGGTCACCGTGGGTACTCACGTCGTGAACGACCTGTCCGGAAGGTCGTTGCGCAGCTTGCGTGGCCACATCGGCATGATCTTCCAAAGCTTCAACCTCGCCGATCGGGCTTCCGTCTATCACAACGTCTTGGTAGGGCGCTTTGCGCACTCTCCCACGTGGCGGACGATGCTGGGGCTCCCCAGTGCCACGGATCGCGAGATCGCGATGCGGGCGCTCGATTCGGTGGGGATGCTTGAAAAAGTGTGGGGTCGAGCGGGGGCACTGTCGGGTGGCCAGAAGCAGCGAGTCGCTATCGCGAGAGCTCTCAGTCAGGAGCCCGCCGTGATGCTCGCCGATGAGCCCGTGGCCAGCCTGGACCCGCCCACGGCGCACACCGTCATGTCGGACCTGCTGCGGATTAACCAAGAGCGGGGCCTCACCGTGCTCGTCAACCTCCACGTCATCGACCTCGCTCGTCAATACACCACACGCCTGATCGGCTTGCGCGGAGGAGAGCTGGTATACGACGGCCTCGCCGGGGATGCGACGGATGCCGATTTTGAGGCTATCTACGGTCGGTCCATTCAGCCCCGAGACAGTACGGGTCGCTGATGTCGGCGGCCGAACTGTCGCTGCCGCCACGGCCACGGGTGTGGCCGCGCATTGCCGTGATCGCGGGTGTGGTGGCGGTGATCACCGTGCTCACGACGTTGCCGACCCTGGGCGGTGTCGACATCGACCTGCACGCGATCGCGCGCAATTGGGGCAATGGGGCGGAGCGCATCGCCAAGCTCTTTCACCCCGACTTTTCGATACTCCCGCGCACGTGGAAGCCCCTGCTGGAGACCCTCGAGATGGCTCTCATCGGCACCGGTATCGCTGCGGCGCTCGCCGTCCCGCTCACGCTTTGGGCCGCGCGCCCCTCGAACCCCCTTGTGGGGAGCCGCCGTGTGGT from Demequina lutea includes:
- the phnC gene encoding phosphonate ABC transporter ATP-binding protein, with the protein product MTDHARRTEVGAATSPASVSWPIDLSHVTVRYPNGVVALKDVSLHIAPGEMVAVVGLSGSGKSTLIRTINGLVPVTSGTVTVGTHVVNDLSGRSLRSLRGHIGMIFQSFNLADRASVYHNVLVGRFAHSPTWRTMLGLPSATDREIAMRALDSVGMLEKVWGRAGALSGGQKQRVAIARALSQEPAVMLADEPVASLDPPTAHTVMSDLLRINQERGLTVLVNLHVIDLARQYTTRLIGLRGGELVYDGLAGDATDADFEAIYGRSIQPRDSTGR